The Mesoterricola silvestris sequence TGAATCTCTGGGCCACCCGGTACGAACTCAAGGTGCCGGTCCCTGCCGGCACCCCCCGCCCCGCCGCCGTGAAGGTGGAAGCGGGCCGGAAGGACCTGAAGCTGTTCGCCCCCACCCTCCAGTAGCTCAGGCGGTGCGGGACTCCCACATGGCGTTGACGATCTTCCAGGGTCCCGCCGACTTGGCGAGGTGCAGGTGGATCACCCACCCGCACAATTCGGCCACGGCGCTCGCGGAGGCCTTGCGCACCTCGAGGATGCGCACCTCCACCGTGCGCAGGTCCGGGGGCGTCTGGCTCCCGAGGCTTCCCTGCACGCCCAGGGGGCGGGATTGGGTGCCCAGGGTGACGAGGCGGTTGACGTAGTCGGGGTGGAGGGTCCCGAGCATGCCCTCGGAGTCGCCCCAGTACCAGGCCTGGGCGAACTCCTGCACCGCACGCCGGATGGCCGGGGACGGATCCTCGGAAGCGTTCAAGCTAACGGCCGAGAAGGACATTCCCAGGGAACGCTGGGTGATTCCCATATGTCGCGAGTCGCCTCTGGGCATCGGTGCCCCCTTTTCAAAGGTGTTCTGCCTCCTGAGTGCGTCCAAGCCGGCCGGGGTTTACACCCCGCGATGAATTTCCCTGTTGGTGACAAATGGTGGTTTCCTGAAGAACTTGACCAATTCAATCAGGAAAAGTATATTAAACCAGTCTGGACAGGAAGGCCCCTTTGAAGATCTCAGCCCGCGGCAGGTATTCCATGCAAGCGCTGTTCGACCTGGCCCACCACAGCCACGGACAGCCCGTTCCCCTCCACCTCATCGCCCAGAGGCAGGAGCTCAGCCTGCCCTTCCTGGAGCAGATCTTCAACCGCCTGAAGAAGGCGGGGATCGTGGCCAGCGTGCGCGGCCCCAAGGGCGGCTACATCATCACGCGCCCCTGCAACATGGTGACGGTGGGCGATGTGCTGCGCCTCACGGACACCAGCTTCTACGCCTCCGCCAAGGAGGATCCGGTCACCGCGAAGTCCGCCCTGCGCGCCGACGTGAAGATGAACGAGCTGCTGTGGAAGCAGCTCTCCAGCCACATCACCGACTTCATGGACACCATCACCCTGGCCGACCTCTGCGTGGAGAGCCACAGCAACACGTGCCCGGACTGCACCTGCCCCGCCTACACCAAGGGCGTGCAGGAACAGCTGGACAGCGGGGCCCGGCCCCGGTGCGCCGCCCTGGGCTGAGTCCGCTTGAGCAACCCCTGCGCCCTCCCCAGCCTCGCCCTGCCCCCCACCGAAGCCGACCTCAGGACGCTGCCCAAGCTCGAGGAACGCATCCGCCGCCGGGTGGGCATGGCCGTCCATGAATTCGGCCTCATCCAGGACGGGGACCGCATCCTCGTGGGCCTCAGCGGAGGCAAGGACTCCTGGGCGCTGCTGGACGTCCTGGAATCCCTGCGCCGGCGGGCCCCCATCCGGTTCGAGGTCCACGGCGCCACCATCGACCCGGGCTTCCCCGGCTACAACCCCGACCGCATCGCCGAGGTGTGCGAGGCCAAGGGCATCCCCCACGTGATCCTGGGCGCGCCCATCGACACCCTGGTGCGCCGCAAGCCCGACATCACCCCCTGCGCCATCTGCTCCCGGCTTCGCCGGGGAGTGCTCTACTCCTACGCCCGGGAGCAGGGCTTCAACAAGCTGGCCCTGGGCCACCACCTGGACGACCTCATCGAGACCCTGCTCATCAACCAGTTCTTCGAGGGCCGCCTCTCCACCATGCCCCTCAAGCTCGTGAGCGACGACGGCGGCAACACCGTCATCCGCCCCCTGGGCACCTGCGAGGAGGAGGACCTGCGCCGCTTCGCGTGGCTCAAGGGCTATCCCTTCGTGCCCTGCGGCTGCCCCCTGTGCGGGGCCTCGGTGCTGGAATCCCGCCGGGCCCAGGTCAAGGACCTGGTCGCCACCCTCAAGACGAGCATCCCCGACCTGAAGTTCTCCATGCTGAAGGCCATGAAGAACGTGAAACCCTCCCATCTCCTGGACGCGAGACTGCCTCCCGAAACCCGGGACTCCGGAAACTAGACGGGGTATCAACACCATCCTTCGCCGCCGGGATGGGCGGCCCCCATCTCCTTCATCCCATTCATCCGTGTTCATCACCGTTTCGCAGGGCCAATGCTCCGTTGGGTTGGCTCATGCGGGTAATGCCTGCGCCGGCACAAGCCATCGCTGGCCCTGCGAAACAGGGATGAACAGCGATGCCCAGGATGAACAGGATTGGAGGTTTGTTACCACTTCCTCATCCCCAGGCCGGGTTGGTGGGATAATCGCCCCGCAAATCGGATTCAGTACTCAGGTACGGTTCAGATCTCAAATGGAGGATTCATGCTGGCTCGGCTTGAAATCGGGAAAAGGCTGGCTCTTGGTTTCGGCGCGATCCTCGCGCTGATGGTCCTCGCCGTGGGGGTGGGGCACTTCCAATCGCGCCGCGCGGAGGCCACCCTCCGGGACATCGTGGAGAACGAGCAGAAATCCATGGAAAGCGCTTCCCTCATGGATCGCCAGATGCTGCTCACCGGCAGGTTCATCCGGGCCTACGCGCTGGAGGAGACGGCGGCGGCACGCGCCACCCAGAAGGAGAAACTGGCGAAATCCAGGGCCACCTACGAGGAGGCCGAAAGGAAACTGGTCAAGCTGTGCGGCACCGAGGACACCGAGACCCTGGCGCTCCTGAGGACCGTGGGCTCCCACCGGGAGCAGGCCGAGGCCATCCACGCCAGGTTCGTGGGCCTCGTGGACCAGGGCAAGAAGGAGGAGGCGGTCCGGCTCATCTTCGGGGATGGGCGGAAGGTCATTTCGGCCTGGGAGGAAGGGCTTGGCAAGATCGTGGCCCTCCAGGACAAGCAGGCCAGCGAGAAGAGCCTTTCCGCCATCCAGGCTTCCGGGCAGGCTGGGTGGACCCTGCTGGCCCTCGGGGCGGGGGCCATGGTGGCCGGCATCTGGCTTTCCCTGGCCATCTCCCGGAGCGTCGCCGGCCCCGCCCAGGCCATGTGCCAGGCCATCGAAAGGGGCATCGCCAAGGGGGACCTGAAAGTGGATCTCCCGGTGGTCTGCGACGACGAGCTGGGACGCGTGGGCAAGGCGGTCAATGAATTCCTGCACAAGCTGAGGGGGATCTGGAACGACCTGGCGGATGCGTCCGCCCAAACGGCCAGTGGATCCATGGAACTTTCCGCGGGCGCCGAGCAGATGTCGGCGACCACGGATCAGATCGCCAAGAGCACCGAAGTCCAGCGCCAGGGCGCCGAGCAACTGGCGGCGGCGGTGAGCGAGTTCTCGGCGTCCATCCAGCAGGTGGCCGCCAACGTCAAGGAGGCCCGGGACCAGGCCGAGGCGGCCGTCCAGGCCACCGCCCAGGGCCACCGGGCCGGGGCCGACACCACCGAATCCATGGAGGCCATCCGCAGCACCACGGCCCAGATCGTGAAGGCCATCCAGGTGATCCAGGAAATCGCCCGCCAGACCAACCTCCTGAGCCTGAACGCCGCCATCGAGGCGGCCAAGGCCGGGGCCCACGGCAAGGGCTTCGCCGTGGTGGCCGAGGAAGTGCGGAAACTCGCCGAACGCTCCGGCCAGGCCGCCAAGGAAATCGCGGAACTGGTCAAGGGCTCCAACGAAGCCGTGGACCGGGGGAAAGAGACGGTGGGCGCGGCCGTGGCGTCGCTGGAATCCATCCAGGCCAACGTCACGAGCCTCTCCTCCCTCGTCCTGGAGATCGGCAGCGCCTCCGAGGAGCAGGCCCGCACCAGCGACGAAGTGGCCCGGGCCGTGGATCAGAGCGCCAACCACGCCGCCCAGAACGCCACGGCGACCACCCAGCTGGCCAGCACCGTGAGCGAGGTCGCCCGTACGGCCAACGGACTCGCCCGGGTCGCGGAACGCCTTGCGGAGTCCACGGCCCAGTTCAAGGCCTAGATAGAAGCGAACGTCCAATCCCCTATTTCATCCCCTGCATCCTGTTCATCCAGTCCATCCCTGTTCCCGCAGGGCCAGCGATGGGATGGGGCGGCGCGTCGTTGATCTGCATGCGCCGACCCATCCCGGCTCTGGCCCTGCGGGAACAGGGATGAAAAATGGATGAACAGGATGAAGGGGATCAGCCTTTGGACTCTTTCTGTTCCGGGCTGAGGAGCCGGACTTTGGTATTCATGGGATCACGATCTGTTGGCATCGGCACGGGTAGCTGGAGTGGGTCGGGACCTTGAGTTAGAAGATCCTTATCCAGAGCCCCTTGAGGTAGAACCCTTCCGGGTGATTGAGGGCGTAGGGATGGTCCATGGGCTGCCCCAGATGGGCCAGCACCTGGGCTTCGCGGCCGGCCTCCAGCAGCGCGGTCCACACCGCCTCCTGGAACCGGCTCCGGTCCAGGTGCTGGGAGCAGGAGAAGCACCCCAGGATCCCGCCGGGGGCCGTGGCGCGGGCGCCGAGGCGGAAGACGTCCTTGTAGGCCTTGAAGGCCTTTTCCACGTCCTTGCGCTGCTTGGCGAAGGCGGGGGGATCCACCACCACCCGGTCGAAGCTGGCGGGCTCCAGGGCGCGCAGGAGCTCGAAGGCGTCCCCCTCCATGCGCACGTGGGCCGCGGGGTCCAGGCCGTTGGCTTCCCAGTCGCGCTGGGCCTGGTCCAGGGCCTGGGCGGAGATGTCCAGGGTGGCGACCCGGGCCGCCCCGCCCAGGCCGGCGTGGATGGAGAAGCCGCCGGTGTAGCCGAAGGCGTTGAGCACCGTGGCGCCCCTGGAGATCCTCCCCAGGAAGAGACGGTGCTCCCGCTGGTCCAGGAAGAAGCCGGTCTTCTGGCCCTTGAGGAGGTCCACCGCCAGGCGCGCCGGTCCTTCCCGCACCGTGACCGGGCCCGCCAGGGAGCCCTTGAGGAGCCGGTTCACGGGGGCCAGGCCCTCCTCCTTGCGGCCGCCCTGGCTGCGCTCCACGAAGACCGTGATGCCCTCGGCCCGGGCCCGCTCGTACAGCACGGGCCACCAGATGTCCCGCAGGGCCTCCAGGCCGGCGGTGCCCACCTGGATGACCAGGGCGTGGGCGTAGCGGTCCACCACCAGCCCCGGCAGCAGGTCCCCTTCCCCGAAGACCCACCGGCACCCGGCTTCGGGGCCGTCCAGGCCCAGCAGGATCCGCCCCTCCAGGGCCCGGTCCAGGCGCTGGCGGAAGAAGGCCGCGTCCAGGGGACCGTCCTCGAAGCGGAAGATGCGCACCGCCAGGGGATTCGTGGCGGAGGCGGTGCCCACGGCCAGCACGTTGCCCGAGGCGTCCGCCAGGCGCACCAGGGGCGAGGTGGGCGGCGCCGCCAGGGCGCCGGAGTACACCCAGGGGTGCAGCTTGGACAGGAGGGCTTCCTTGCCGGGCTTCAGACGGAGGAGGGAATACGGTTCCATGGCTCCAGCTTACTGCACCCCGTCACTTGGGCGCCGCGGCCTTCCATTCCCGGGATTCCGGGATGAAGAGGGCCTGGCCGTAGCGGTCCTTGCCGAAGTCCGCGATGATCCGCTGGCCCTTGTCGGCCGCGGTGAGCCACGCCAGGAAGGCCGCGGCGCCGGCGTGGTCCACCTGCGGGCACCGGGCCGGGTTGACCAGGATCAGGGAGATGTGGTTGAGCAGCACCTCGTCGCCCTCCACCAGCACCTCCAGCCGGATGTTCTTGCGCGCCCCCAGGTAGCTGGCGCGGTCCATGAGGGTGTAGGCGTTCTGGGCATCGGTGAAGGCGAGGGTGGCCGCGTTGCCCAGGGCGCCCTTCTCGAAGAGCCGGTACCAGGGGGCCGCGGGCTTCAGGCCCGCCTTGATCCACAGGTCCCGCTCCGCCACGTGGGTGCCGGAATTGTCGCCGCGGGTGATGAAGGGCGCGCCCTTGGCGGCCAGGGCCCGCAGGGCGTCCAGGGCGCCCTTCATGCCCCGGATCCCGGCGGGGTCCGCGGCGGGGCCCACGATCACGAAATCGTTGTACATCAGGGGAACCCGCCCCACCCCGTAGCCCTCGGCCACGAAGGCCTCCTCCAGGGCCCGGGCATGGGCCAGGACGAGGTCCACGCTGCCCTGCTTGGCGATCTCCAGGGCGGCCCCGGTGCCGGCGCCCACGTGGCGCACCCGCACCCCGGTCTCCTTCTCGTAGGCGTCCTCCAGGGCCCCCACGACGCCCGAATCGATGGGGCCGATGGTGCTGCCCAGAAGGAGCATCTTCCCAGGCTGCTGGGCGCCCAGGAACGCGGCAACGAACATCAGCCCGAGGGCCAGGATCTGGCGGCGCATGGTGCCTCCACGGAAGGGATGCCCCAGTCTACCTCTTAAGGACCCGCTTCAGGGCCCCGGCGAGGGCCCCCACGGCTTCCCGGGAGGTCCCGGGCAGCATGGAGACCCGGATGACGCTGCGGGCCTCGGCCGCGGAATAGCCCAGGGAGGTGACGGCGTGGCTGGGCCGCGTGGCGCCGCTGTGGCAGGCCGACCCCGTGGAGACGGCGAAGCCCGCCAGGTCCAGGGCGATCTGCACCGATTCCCCGTTGTGGCCCCGGAGCAGGAGGGCGCTGGTGTTGGGCAGGCGGGGCAGGCCCCGGCCCAGGGCCTCGTAGTCCGGGCTCCAGCCCAGCACCTCCGCCTCCAGGTCGTCGCGCAGGGCGGCCAGGGCGGCGTTGGCCTCCACCCGGGCGCCCACGGCCCGGGCGGCTTCGGCCAGGCCCACGATGGCCGGGAGGTCCTCGGTCCCCCCCCGCCGGCGGCGCTCCTGGGGGCCCTCCAGGACCGCGGTCCAGGGCAGGTCCGGGCGCATCCACAGCAGGGCGGCCCCCCGGGGGCCGCCGATCTTGTGCCCGGAGAGGACCGCGGCGTCGCACACCGACAGGTCCAGGGGCACCTTGCCCCAGGCTTGGACGGCGTCCAGGATCCGCACGGCCTCGGGTACCTGGGGCATGGGGTAGCGGATCCCGGTCTCGTTGCTGGCCGCCATCTGCACCACCGTGGCCGCCCCCTCCGCCTCGCAGGGCAGCCACCGCACCATGCTCCAGTCCCGGAGGGGGTTCAGGCAGGCGCTGTGCTCCCCGGGGAAGACCACCGCGGGGAGGCCGCCCAGGCGGGGCTGGAGGCCCCTCAGGAGCAGGTGGAGGGCCTCGGTGGCGCTGGCGCAAAAGACCAGGTGGGCCGGGTCCACGGCCAGCTCGAGCGCCACCGCGCGCCGGGCCTCCTCCAGGAGGTGGCGGGCCCGCTGGCCCTCCCGGTGGGTGCTGGTGGGGTTGGCCCAGGCCTCCGCCGCGGCCCGGGCCTGGGCCGCCAGGACCTCGGGCAGGGGGGGCGTGGTGGCGTTGGCGTCGAAGTAGTACCGGTCCATCCGCTCATTGTCGCCGGGTTGCGGGCAACGCAGGTAGTATCGAAGGCAGAGCCCCCGGGAGCCCCGTGTCCACACCCCTCCATCCCCAGAACGTCATCGCCATGGTCTGGGATTTCGACAAGACGCTGATTCCAGGCTATATGCAGGAGCCGATCTTCGGGGCCTTCGGGGTGGACGAGACGGCCTTCTGGCGGGAGGTGAACGCCCTGCCCGGCTTCTTCGCGCGCCTGGGCGTGACGCTGCACCCGGACACGGCCTACCTGAACCACCTCCTGACCTACGTGCACCACGGGCGCATGCCCGGACTCACCAACGCCCGGCTGCGGGAACTGGGCCGGGAGATCCGCTTCCACCCGGGGCTGCCGGACTTCTTCGAGCGGATCCAGCGGCGCCTGGAGGAGGACCCCGAATCCCGGCGCTTCGAACTGCGCCTGGAACACTACGTGGTCTCCACCGGCCTCAAGGCCATGATCGAAGGTTCGGCCATCAGGCCCTTCGTGAACGGCATCTGGGCCTCGGAATTCCTGGAGTCCCCCGCCCCTCCGGGCTTCGATCCCGACGCCACCGTGGACCTGGACCTGCCCACCTACGAGGCGCTCCTGCCCGAGACCCAGGGCATCTCCCAGATCGCCGTGGCCTACGACAACACCAGCAAGACCCGGGCCCTCTTCGAGATCAACAAGGGCAGCAACGTGAACGCCACCATCGAGGTGAACTCCACCATGCGCCCCGAGGACCGCCGGGTGCCCTTCCACCACATGATCTACATCGCCGACGGCCCCTCGGACGTGCCCGCCTTTTCCGTCATGCGCCAGAACCGCGGCACGGGCTACGCGGTGTACGACCCGGCCAATCCCCTGAGCCTGAGGCAGGTGGACCGCCTGCGCCGGGACGGCCGCATCGACCACTACGGCCCCGCCGACTACCGCGAAGGCAGCCCCACCTCCGACTGGCTCATGATGCAGGTGGAGCGCATCGCCGCCCAGATCGTCGACGAGCGCAAATCCGCCCTGAAGGCCCGGGTGGGTGAAGCGCCCCACCACCTTCCCCACTAGCATGAGGGAATTCCTGCGCACCCTCCACCAGGCCCTGGGACCGGATTCCGGCCTGGTGCTGGTGGGCGGCGCGGTGAGGGACCTGCTGCTGGACCGCCCGAGCCCGGACTGGGACCTGGCCACGGCCCTCCTGCCCGGGGAGGTCATGGACCGGGCCCGGGCCGCGGGCCTGCGGGTGATCCCCACCGGCCTCCAGCACGGCACCGTCACGGTCATGGTGGGCGCCAAGGGTTTCGAGGTCACCACCTTCCGGGGCGACGAGGCCTACGTGGACGGGCGGCGCCCGGAAAGCGTCAGGCTGGGGGTGGCCCTGGAGGAGGACCTCGCCCGCCGGGACTTCACCATCAACGCCATGGCCCTGCCCGCCCAGGCCCTGGATGGAGGCCCCTGGGAGCCCTTCCTGGTGGATCCCTTCGGGGGACGCGGGGACCTGGCCTCGGGCACCCTCCGGGCCGTGGGCGACCCCCTGGAGCGCTTCGGCGAGGACGGCCTCCGGTGCCTGCGGGCCTGCCGCTTCGCGTCCCAGCTGGACTTCGACATCGAACCCGGCACCCTGGCGGCCATCCCCCGGCGCCTGGAGGTGGCCGGGAAGGTCTCCGTGGAGCGGGTCCTGGCCGAGCTCACCAAGCTCCTCTGCGGCCTGCAGCCCGGCAAGGGCCTTTCGGCCCTGGCCACTTCGGGCCTCCTGGGGCTCTGGCTTGCCGAACTGCAGCCCATGATCGGGTGCCTCCAGAACCGCTACCACGCCTATCCCGTGTGGGAGCACACCCTGGAGGTGGTGCGCCGCACCCCCCCCGACCCGGGGCTGCGGTGGGCCGCCCTGCTCCACGACTGCGGCAAGCCCGCGCGCCGCTCCGAGGACGCCCAGGGGCACATCCACTTCTACGGCCATGAGCCCGTGTCGGTGCGCATCGCCGGGGAGATCCTGGCCCGGCTGCGGGCCTCCGGCGCCCTGGCCCGGGACGTGATCGCCCTGGTGGCCCACCACGGCACCCACCCCGGCCCCGAATGGGGCGACCCCGCCTGCCGCCGCTTCCTCCGGCGCCTGCGCGAGGACGGCCTGTCCCTGGAGCGCTGGGGGGCCTTCCGCCTGGCGGACCAGTCCGGCAAGGGCATGGGGGACGGCACCTGCCTGGGGGAGCACCGGGAGGTGATGGCGCGCCTGGAGGCCCTGGCCCGGTCCAACCCGCCCCTGGACGTCAAGGCCCTGGCCCTGGACGGCCGGGCCCTCATGGCCCTGGCGAACCGCAAGGGCGGGCCCTGGCTGGGGGAGCTGCAGGGCCACCTGCTGGAGCGGGTCCTGGACGAGCCCGGCCTGAACGCGCCCGGCCCCCTGGCGGAACTGGCTAGGGCTTTCCTGACACCAGGGGCAGCGTCACCTTGAACCGGGAGCCCTTCCCGGGCTCGCTGTCCACCTCGATGGTGCCCTGGTGGGCCTCCACCAGGGTCCTGCAGATGCTCAGGCCCAGCCCCCAGCCCAGCTTCGCGTCGGCCTCCCGGGCCTGGCTGAAGGGCTTGAAGAGGTCCGCGGCCTGGGCGGGGTCGATGCCGCGGCCGGTGTCCCACACCTCCAGCACCCACGCGGCGGGTTCCAGCCGGCTGCGGATGCCGATCTCGCCGGGGGCGGGGGTGAACTTCAGGGCGTTCTCGATGAGGTTGAAGAGCACCTGCTGCATGGCCTCGGCGTCGGCCAGGATCCAGGTGCGGTCCCCCATGGGGTCCAGGGCGATGCGGGCCGTGAGGTCCCGGGATTCCGCCTTGAGGTGGAGGGTCTCGGCCAGGCCTTCCATGACCTCGCCGGGGTGGCACACGCGGAAGTTCAGGCCGTCGGTGAGGTTCTCGGCCCTGCTGCTGTCCAGCAGGTGCTTCAGGAGCCGCTCCACCCGCTGGGCCTCGCGCCCCAGCACCTTGAGGGCGGAGGCGCCCGGGCCCCCCGGGTTCCCCTCCAGGCGCTCCACGGAGATGAGGATGCTGGTGAGGGGGGAGCGCAGGTCGTGGGTGATGGTGTTCATGAGCTGCACCCGGCCCTCCAGGCTGCGCTTGAGCTGGTGGTGGAGCCGCTCCAGGGAGCGGTTGCGCAGGGTGAGCTCCTCGGTGCGCTCCTGCACCTTGGCCTCCAGCATCCGGGACCGTTTCTGGACCTGCTTGAGCCGGATGTCCACCAGCAGGAGGAAGAGGGCAACGCCCGCCAGGGCGAACCCCGCGCGCGCCCAGGACGTCTGGTACCAGGCCGCGCGCACCCGGATCCGCACCGGGTCCGACTCGGCCCACCCGAGGCCGTCGCCGGCCCTCACCCGCACCGACAGGATGCCCGGGCCCAGGTGGGCGATCTGGAAGAAGGTGCTGGACTGCTCCACGTAGCGCCAGGAACCGTCGATCCACACCTGGTACGACGGGTTCTCGGGCAGGAGCGGCTTGGCGGCGTCGAAGCGCAGGGTCAGGGTGCCCGGGGTGGCGGGCAGGACGATGTTCACGGGCAGCCCGAAGGCCAGGTCCCCCACGGTGGCGTCCAGGATCCGCGGCCTGGGAAGGCCGGGATCCGGCAGCTCCGCGGCGGGGTCCAGGAGGCAGAGCCCCCCCGACATGCCGATCCAGAGGCGGCCCAGGTGGTCCCGGCACACCGCCGAATCCGAGGTCTCGTTGGAAAGCAGCCCGAGGTTGCGGGTGATCTGCATGACCCGCGGCCCGGACCGGCTTGAGCGCAGGACCGAAAGGCCCCGGGCGTGGCCCACCACCAGGTCGCCGTTGCCCAGGCGCGAGATCCAGCTCACGCGGCCGTGGATCCGGGCATTGGCCTCGGAGTAGGGCTCGCAGGGGCCGTCCTCGCCCTGGGGGAAGGCGAAGACGCCGTCGCTGCCGGTGCCCACCCACAGATCGCCCGCGGGCCCCAGGTAGAGGCAGGAGATGGAGCGGGTGCCCACCGGGGTGCCCCGCAGGGCGGGCCGGAAGACCCCGGCGCGGAAGGCGTAGAGGCCGTACCGGGTGGCGGCCAGGAGCCCGTCCCCCCGGGGGATGACGGCGGTGATGGCGGGGTCCCCCACTTCGGCCGGCGCCGGATGGCGGGCGATGAAGGCCCCCCCCGCGTCCAGTTCGATCAGCCCCTGCTCGAGGGTGCAGACCCACAGCCGGCCCCCGTGGGCCACCAGGGAGAGGGTGGTGACGTTCTCCAGTTCCCGGGGCCCCTTGACGATCCGCCCCCCTTCCCAGATCACCAGGCCCTTGGCGGTGCACACCCAGGCGCCGCCCCGGGCGCGGGGCGCCAGGCCCCACACCCCGTTGCTGGGCAGGCCCCGGGCCTGGTCCCAGGCGCCGGTGATGCCCCTGCCCCGCTCCCAGAGCCGGAGCCCGGAGGTCCCGCCGATGAGCATCCGGTCCTGGCCCAGTTCCGCGAAGGCGAGCACCGTGCCCAGCCCCAGGCCCACGCCGGTGCGCACGTCCCGGTCCAGGCACAGGAGCCCGGGCACGGCTTCGGCCACCAGGCCCGCGCCGTCGGTGCCCAGCCAGAGGTCCCCCCGGCTGTCCCGGAGGATGGAGGCCACGCCCTCCCGGGGCAGGCCGTCCAGGTAGGAAAGGACCCGGCCCGCCCCGGAGGGGCTGCGCAGGTAGGCGCCGTCGGCGTCCAGGGCCAGGAGCAGCTCGCCCTGGGGGGTCACCTGCAGGTTGCGCAGCCGCGCCCGGCGGTCCAGCCCGGGCAGGGGGTCCCGCACCCAGGCCAGGCCCCGGTCCAGGCGGTAGAGGCCGTCGGGGGAAAGGGCCCACACCTGGCCCGAAGCGTCGGTGCGCAGGCGGCGGAACCGGGAGGCCATGGGTCCGGGCAGCTCCGCCGCCGCCAGGGTCCTCCCGTCCCAGCGGGCGAGGCGGTCCTTATGGGAGGCCAGCCACACGCGACCCTGGGGATCCACGGCCATGGCGAAGATGGGCTCCTGGCTCCACCCCCCCGGCAGGTCCACCGCCTCGAACCGGCCGCCCCGGAGGCGGAAGAGGCCCAGGCGCGTGCCCGCCAGGAGCTCCCCCGCCGCGTTTTCCGCCAGGCAATAGATGTTGAGGACCGGCAGGCCTTCGGCCCGCCCGAAGTGGGTGATCTTCCCCCCCAGGATGCGGTCCACCCCGCCCTCCTGGCTGGCCACCCAGATGCCCCCGGCCCGGTCCTGCATGAGATCGGTGACGAACAGGGCCGTGAGGCCCTGCTTGGCGGCGAAGGGCTGGAACCCCGAGGCCCCCAGGCGGGCCACGCCCTCGGCCGTGCCCGCCCACAGGAAGCCGTCCCGGTCCTCCAACAGCGCGGTCACCTGACT is a genomic window containing:
- a CDS encoding class I SAM-dependent rRNA methyltransferase; translated protein: MEPYSLLRLKPGKEALLSKLHPWVYSGALAAPPTSPLVRLADASGNVLAVGTASATNPLAVRIFRFEDGPLDAAFFRQRLDRALEGRILLGLDGPEAGCRWVFGEGDLLPGLVVDRYAHALVIQVGTAGLEALRDIWWPVLYERARAEGITVFVERSQGGRKEEGLAPVNRLLKGSLAGPVTVREGPARLAVDLLKGQKTGFFLDQREHRLFLGRISRGATVLNAFGYTGGFSIHAGLGGAARVATLDISAQALDQAQRDWEANGLDPAAHVRMEGDAFELLRALEPASFDRVVVDPPAFAKQRKDVEKAFKAYKDVFRLGARATAPGGILGCFSCSQHLDRSRFQEAVWTALLEAGREAQVLAHLGQPMDHPYALNHPEGFYLKGLWIRIF
- the ttcA gene encoding tRNA 2-thiocytidine(32) synthetase TtcA, which translates into the protein MSNPCALPSLALPPTEADLRTLPKLEERIRRRVGMAVHEFGLIQDGDRILVGLSGGKDSWALLDVLESLRRRAPIRFEVHGATIDPGFPGYNPDRIAEVCEAKGIPHVILGAPIDTLVRRKPDITPCAICSRLRRGVLYSYAREQGFNKLALGHHLDDLIETLLINQFFEGRLSTMPLKLVSDDGGNTVIRPLGTCEEEDLRRFAWLKGYPFVPCGCPLCGASVLESRRAQVKDLVATLKTSIPDLKFSMLKAMKNVKPSHLLDARLPPETRDSGN
- a CDS encoding methyl-accepting chemotaxis protein — translated: MLARLEIGKRLALGFGAILALMVLAVGVGHFQSRRAEATLRDIVENEQKSMESASLMDRQMLLTGRFIRAYALEETAAARATQKEKLAKSRATYEEAERKLVKLCGTEDTETLALLRTVGSHREQAEAIHARFVGLVDQGKKEEAVRLIFGDGRKVISAWEEGLGKIVALQDKQASEKSLSAIQASGQAGWTLLALGAGAMVAGIWLSLAISRSVAGPAQAMCQAIERGIAKGDLKVDLPVVCDDELGRVGKAVNEFLHKLRGIWNDLADASAQTASGSMELSAGAEQMSATTDQIAKSTEVQRQGAEQLAAAVSEFSASIQQVAANVKEARDQAEAAVQATAQGHRAGADTTESMEAIRSTTAQIVKAIQVIQEIARQTNLLSLNAAIEAAKAGAHGKGFAVVAEEVRKLAERSGQAAKEIAELVKGSNEAVDRGKETVGAAVASLESIQANVTSLSSLVLEIGSASEEQARTSDEVARAVDQSANHAAQNATATTQLASTVSEVARTANGLARVAERLAESTAQFKA
- a CDS encoding HAD family hydrolase, whose amino-acid sequence is MSTPLHPQNVIAMVWDFDKTLIPGYMQEPIFGAFGVDETAFWREVNALPGFFARLGVTLHPDTAYLNHLLTYVHHGRMPGLTNARLRELGREIRFHPGLPDFFERIQRRLEEDPESRRFELRLEHYVVSTGLKAMIEGSAIRPFVNGIWASEFLESPAPPGFDPDATVDLDLPTYEALLPETQGISQIAVAYDNTSKTRALFEINKGSNVNATIEVNSTMRPEDRRVPFHHMIYIADGPSDVPAFSVMRQNRGTGYAVYDPANPLSLRQVDRLRRDGRIDHYGPADYREGSPTSDWLMMQVERIAAQIVDERKSALKARVGEAPHHLPH
- a CDS encoding cysteine desulfurase family protein, whose translation is MDRYYFDANATTPPLPEVLAAQARAAAEAWANPTSTHREGQRARHLLEEARRAVALELAVDPAHLVFCASATEALHLLLRGLQPRLGGLPAVVFPGEHSACLNPLRDWSMVRWLPCEAEGAATVVQMAASNETGIRYPMPQVPEAVRILDAVQAWGKVPLDLSVCDAAVLSGHKIGGPRGAALLWMRPDLPWTAVLEGPQERRRRGGTEDLPAIVGLAEAARAVGARVEANAALAALRDDLEAEVLGWSPDYEALGRGLPRLPNTSALLLRGHNGESVQIALDLAGFAVSTGSACHSGATRPSHAVTSLGYSAAEARSVIRVSMLPGTSREAVGALAGALKRVLKR
- a CDS encoding Rrf2 family transcriptional regulator — protein: MKISARGRYSMQALFDLAHHSHGQPVPLHLIAQRQELSLPFLEQIFNRLKKAGIVASVRGPKGGYIITRPCNMVTVGDVLRLTDTSFYASAKEDPVTAKSALRADVKMNELLWKQLSSHITDFMDTITLADLCVESHSNTCPDCTCPAYTKGVQEQLDSGARPRCAALG
- a CDS encoding substrate-binding domain-containing protein, with translation MRRQILALGLMFVAAFLGAQQPGKMLLLGSTIGPIDSGVVGALEDAYEKETGVRVRHVGAGTGAALEIAKQGSVDLVLAHARALEEAFVAEGYGVGRVPLMYNDFVIVGPAADPAGIRGMKGALDALRALAAKGAPFITRGDNSGTHVAERDLWIKAGLKPAAPWYRLFEKGALGNAATLAFTDAQNAYTLMDRASYLGARKNIRLEVLVEGDEVLLNHISLILVNPARCPQVDHAGAAAFLAWLTAADKGQRIIADFGKDRYGQALFIPESREWKAAAPK
- a CDS encoding nuclear transport factor 2 family protein; translated protein: MNASEDPSPAIRRAVQEFAQAWYWGDSEGMLGTLHPDYVNRLVTLGTQSRPLGVQGSLGSQTPPDLRTVEVRILEVRKASASAVAELCGWVIHLHLAKSAGPWKIVNAMWESRTA